A genomic window from Gossypium hirsutum isolate 1008001.06 chromosome D12, Gossypium_hirsutum_v2.1, whole genome shotgun sequence includes:
- the LOC121224242 gene encoding (S)-8-oxocitronellyl enol synthase CYC2, producing the protein MADSNCVAIVIGVTGLVGRELTKRLISKSKWKIYGVARQPEIIPIKSSSYHFIPCDLLDPFETKQKLSILHDVTHVFWVTWASQHPLDTAECCEENKAMLSNVLSAILPIAKGMKHFVLQTGMSHYVPVAVNGKTTHLFDEEWPRPKVSSNFYYVLEDTLHERLDGKVGWTVHRPGLLMGSSNRTLFNFIGSLCVYGTICKHLNLPFVFGGTSECWEESYIDGSDARLVAEQQIWAATRNGDGVSSNGEAFNAINGSSFSWKEIWPILGKKFGVRVPKETCMEEFWYTRAMGDKKRVWEEIVEKERLVETKMEELANWQFMDILLRFRAKLLGSRAKVDGLGFTMRCNTFDSILYWIDVMRHENFIP; encoded by the coding sequence ATGGCAGACAGTAATTGTGTTGCCATCGTCATTGGGGTTACCGGGCTTGTTGGAAGAGAGCTAACCAAAAGGCTCATCTCAAAATCCAAGTGGAAGATCTATGGTGTAGCTCGACAACCTGAAATAATACCCATCAAAAGTTCTAGCTACCATTTCATACCCTGTGACCTGTTAGATCCATTTGAAACCAAGCAGAAGCTATCAATACTGCATGATGTGACTCATGTTTTTTGGGTCACTTGGGCTTCCCAGCATCCATTGGATACTGCTGAGTGTTGTGAGGAAAACAAGGCAATGTTGTCCAATGTCTTGAGTGCCATCCTCCCCATAGCAAAGGGGATGAAGCATTTTGTCCTTCAAACAGGGATGAGTCATTATGTACCCGTGGCTGTGAATGGGAAAACAACCCATTTGTTCGATGAAGAATGGCCAAGACCGAAAGTGAGCTCCAACTTTTACTACGTCCTTGAAGATACCCTCCATGAGAGATTGGATGGTAAGGTGGGTTGGACTGTGCATAGGCCTGGCTTGTTAATGGGTAGTTCTAATAGGACTTTGTTTAATTTCATAGGGAGTTTATGTGTTTATGGTACTATTTGTAAGCATTTGAACCTCCCTTTTGTGTTTGGAGGGACAAGTGAGTGTTGGGAAGAGAGTTATATAGACGGCTCCGATGCCAGACTCGTCGCCGAACAACAAATTTGGGCAGCCACCAGGAATGGCGATGGAGTGTCTTCCAACGGCGAGGCGTTCAATGCAATCAACGGTTCGAGTTTCAGTTGGAAGGAGATATGGCCAATATTGGGAAAGAAATTTGGAGTTAGAGTGCCTAAAGAGACGTGTATGGAGGAATTTTGGTATACGAGGGCCATGGGAGACAAGAAAAGGGTATGGGAAGAAATAGTGGAGAAGGAAAGGTTGGTGGAGACGAAGATGGAAGAGTTGGCAAATTGGCAATTCATGGACATCTTGCTTAGGTTCCGAGCCAAACTGTTGGGGTCCAGAGCTAAAGTTGATGGGCTAGGTTTTACAATGAGATGCAACACATTTGATTCAATCTTGTATTGGATTGATGTCATGAGACATGAAAACTTCATTCCCTAg